A DNA window from Nerophis ophidion isolate RoL-2023_Sa linkage group LG13, RoL_Noph_v1.0, whole genome shotgun sequence contains the following coding sequences:
- the LOC133564241 gene encoding protein FAM171B-like isoform X1: protein MFVFLFLSALLFFGSPTPAELAVTAGSPTGSSDVDDGKFSPRITEKKEEASHPPSGSNFHLKVQVTELLSQQYLSQAKVDVYVNYTISSTALTGPEGGALLQVPFQTGLPITVVASKDGYVRTVLPYRTVRTPIFSSVTMPLVGLTQGNIWLFEDTFLITDKTSDASLNPVVQFPKSLLNLTESSDITSFQAYLTIPRFPSEDGDFLSTLGIISSPSGYISMELSPVAAVSVRLFSGDTELHISGPIKISLTLPDSCGLQSSNVVPAWLYNHTTGGWMRQGLGTVASIDGKLRWTWTAPHLGYWIAAPVPTSGNIFGTGILTDFFVHYSTYLIGVLGGVFCIFACLIAGLIKFQRRSVRETKVKQILPLTRKDQSTATCNIDDVEWRPGDVTHSQHGLKELLTEMSDNRRNVTLSIYNPNIIANPDALAASAEPNDPIPPRTAEMMKVPASLADNLLFYNQPVAILHASAFFHGDEQFEQPRRNKSATRPQAADFYGDSEEKQPPAVSTAMHKHEGEVKVDKLSDAPGPIPPNTSRSQCGLLESASVPETLSKMKSSRHSMDAATELSRIPSSQPPRAWFVTLEGKPAAEIHYAVAEQQRRRRAAGSQETSLDSGVDMIEVNQTPGRRSVTLERNATFVKRTSGSKHTTSQ, encoded by the exons GTTCTAACTTCCACCTGAAGGTCCAGGTCACTGAATTGCTGAGTCAGCAGTACCTGAGCCAGGCCAAAGTGGATGTTTATGTCAACTACACCATCAGCAGCACAGCTCTCACTGGGCCGGAGGGTGGCGCTTTGCTCCAAGTACCTTTCCAAACTGGATTGCCCATCACGGTTGTGGCCAGCAAGGACGGCTACGTCCGCACAGTGTTGCCATACAGAACCGTCAGGACGCCAA TATTTTCCTCAGTGACCATGCCACTGGTCGGCCTCACTCAAGGAAACATCTGGCTGTTTGAAGACACTTTCCTGATCACTGACAAAACATCTG atgcTTCATTGAATCCCGTTGTCCAGTTTCCCAAGAGCCTCCTGAACCTGACAGAGAGCAGCGACATCACTTCTTTTCAAGCCTACTTGACGATCCCCAGGTTCCCTTCAGAGGACGGCGACTTCCTCAGCACTTTGGGAATCATAAGCAGTCCATCAG GATATATAAGCATGGAGTTGTCTCCAGTGGCGGCCGTCAGTGTGCGACTCTTCTCCGGCGACACTGAATTGCATATCAGCGGACCCATAAAGATCAGCCTAACTCTTCCTGACAGCTGTGGACTTCAGTCTTCCAATGTAGTTCCAGCATGGTTATATAACCACACTACTG GTGGATGGATGCGACAGGGATTAGGGACTGTGGCGTCAATAGATGGGAAACTGAGGTGGACATGGACCGCTCCTCATCTTGGTTACTGGATTGCTGCACCCGTGCCAACAAGTGGAA ATATCTTTGGCACTGGCATCCTGACTGACTTCTTCGTCCATTACTCAACGTACCTGATTGGTGTCCTGGGAGGAGTATTTTGTATTTTCGCCTGCCTAATCGCTGGATTGATCAAATTTCAGAG ACGCTCTGTGAGGGAAACCAAGGTGAAGCAGATCCTGCCACTGACGAGGAAAGACCAATCCACTGCCACGTGCAACATTGACGACGTCGAATGGCGGCCTGGTGATGTCACTCATTCTCAGCACGGCCTGAAAGAATTACTTACTGAAATGAGTGATAACCGACGCAATGTTACTCTTTCCATCTATAATCCCAATATCATAGCCAATCCCGACGCTTTGGCCGCGAGCGCCGAACCTAACGACCCGATTCCTCCACGCACCGCAGAGATGATGAAGGTCCCGGCGTCCCTAGCAGACAATTTATTATTTTACAACCAGCCTGTTGCCATTCTTCACGCTTCAGCATTTTTCCACGGGGATGAGCAATTTGAGCAGCCACGCAGGAATAAGAGCGCCACTCGGCCGCAGGCGGCGGATTTCTACGGTGATTCCGAGGAAAAACAGCCGCCCGCCGTCTCCACCGCCATGCACAAGCACGAGGGAGAAGTGAAAGTTGACAAATTGAGCGATGCTCCGGGTCCAATTCCCCCAAACACATCTCGGAGCCAGTGTGGTCTTCTGGAATCCGCCTCAGTCCCAGAGACCTTGAGTAAGATGAAGAGCAGCAGACACTCAATGGACGCTGCGACGGAACTTTCCAGAATACCCTCGTCTCAACCGCCCCGGGCCTGGTTCGTGACCCTGGAGGGCAAACCTGCGGCCGAGATCCATTACGCCGTGGCGGAGCAGCAGAGGAGGCGGAGAGCGGCGGGAAGCCAAGAGACTAGTTTGGACTCGGGGGTGGATATGATCGAGGTGAACCAGACGCCCGGAAGGAGGTCCGTCACTCTGGAGCGGAACGCCACTTTTGTGAAGAGAACATCCGGCAGCAAACACACCACGTCACAGTGA
- the LOC133564241 gene encoding protein FAM171B-like isoform X2, with translation MFVFLFLSALLFFGSPTPAELAVTAGSPTGSSDVDDGKFSPRITEKKEEASHPPSGSNFHLKVQVTELLSQQYLSQAKVDVYVNYTISSTALTGPEGGALLQVPFQTGLPITVVASKDGYVRTVLPYRTVRTPIFSSVTMPLVGLTQGNIWLFEDTFLITDKTSDASLNPVVQFPKSLLNLTESSDITSFQAYLTIPRFPSEDGDFLSTLGIISSPSGYISMELSPVAAVSVRLFSGDTELHISGPIKISLTLPDSCGLQSSNVVPAWLYNHTTGGWMRQGLGTVASIDGKLRWTWTAPHLGYWIAAPVPTSGNIFGTGILTDFFVHYSTYLIGVLGGVFCIFACLIAGLIKFQRRSVRETKVKQILPLTRKDQSTATCNIDDVEWRPANPDALAASAEPNDPIPPRTAEMMKVPASLADNLLFYNQPVAILHASAFFHGDEQFEQPRRNKSATRPQAADFYGDSEEKQPPAVSTAMHKHEGEVKVDKLSDAPGPIPPNTSRSQCGLLESASVPETLSKMKSSRHSMDAATELSRIPSSQPPRAWFVTLEGKPAAEIHYAVAEQQRRRRAAGSQETSLDSGVDMIEVNQTPGRRSVTLERNATFVKRTSGSKHTTSQ, from the exons GTTCTAACTTCCACCTGAAGGTCCAGGTCACTGAATTGCTGAGTCAGCAGTACCTGAGCCAGGCCAAAGTGGATGTTTATGTCAACTACACCATCAGCAGCACAGCTCTCACTGGGCCGGAGGGTGGCGCTTTGCTCCAAGTACCTTTCCAAACTGGATTGCCCATCACGGTTGTGGCCAGCAAGGACGGCTACGTCCGCACAGTGTTGCCATACAGAACCGTCAGGACGCCAA TATTTTCCTCAGTGACCATGCCACTGGTCGGCCTCACTCAAGGAAACATCTGGCTGTTTGAAGACACTTTCCTGATCACTGACAAAACATCTG atgcTTCATTGAATCCCGTTGTCCAGTTTCCCAAGAGCCTCCTGAACCTGACAGAGAGCAGCGACATCACTTCTTTTCAAGCCTACTTGACGATCCCCAGGTTCCCTTCAGAGGACGGCGACTTCCTCAGCACTTTGGGAATCATAAGCAGTCCATCAG GATATATAAGCATGGAGTTGTCTCCAGTGGCGGCCGTCAGTGTGCGACTCTTCTCCGGCGACACTGAATTGCATATCAGCGGACCCATAAAGATCAGCCTAACTCTTCCTGACAGCTGTGGACTTCAGTCTTCCAATGTAGTTCCAGCATGGTTATATAACCACACTACTG GTGGATGGATGCGACAGGGATTAGGGACTGTGGCGTCAATAGATGGGAAACTGAGGTGGACATGGACCGCTCCTCATCTTGGTTACTGGATTGCTGCACCCGTGCCAACAAGTGGAA ATATCTTTGGCACTGGCATCCTGACTGACTTCTTCGTCCATTACTCAACGTACCTGATTGGTGTCCTGGGAGGAGTATTTTGTATTTTCGCCTGCCTAATCGCTGGATTGATCAAATTTCAGAG ACGCTCTGTGAGGGAAACCAAGGTGAAGCAGATCCTGCCACTGACGAGGAAAGACCAATCCACTGCCACGTGCAACATTGACGACGTCGAATGGCGGCCTG CCAATCCCGACGCTTTGGCCGCGAGCGCCGAACCTAACGACCCGATTCCTCCACGCACCGCAGAGATGATGAAGGTCCCGGCGTCCCTAGCAGACAATTTATTATTTTACAACCAGCCTGTTGCCATTCTTCACGCTTCAGCATTTTTCCACGGGGATGAGCAATTTGAGCAGCCACGCAGGAATAAGAGCGCCACTCGGCCGCAGGCGGCGGATTTCTACGGTGATTCCGAGGAAAAACAGCCGCCCGCCGTCTCCACCGCCATGCACAAGCACGAGGGAGAAGTGAAAGTTGACAAATTGAGCGATGCTCCGGGTCCAATTCCCCCAAACACATCTCGGAGCCAGTGTGGTCTTCTGGAATCCGCCTCAGTCCCAGAGACCTTGAGTAAGATGAAGAGCAGCAGACACTCAATGGACGCTGCGACGGAACTTTCCAGAATACCCTCGTCTCAACCGCCCCGGGCCTGGTTCGTGACCCTGGAGGGCAAACCTGCGGCCGAGATCCATTACGCCGTGGCGGAGCAGCAGAGGAGGCGGAGAGCGGCGGGAAGCCAAGAGACTAGTTTGGACTCGGGGGTGGATATGATCGAGGTGAACCAGACGCCCGGAAGGAGGTCCGTCACTCTGGAGCGGAACGCCACTTTTGTGAAGAGAACATCCGGCAGCAAACACACCACGTCACAGTGA